The Spirochaetota bacterium genome has a segment encoding these proteins:
- a CDS encoding glutaredoxin family protein yields MAQLIHVEGKNIGSIVLYALSTCIWCKKARTLLDELKIEYSYVYVDLLESGENALVKDDIRQWNPQCSFPTLVINNEKCIVGFDEEKIRGLLK; encoded by the coding sequence ATGGCCCAACTGATCCATGTTGAAGGAAAAAACATAGGTTCCATAGTTCTGTACGCCCTCAGCACCTGCATCTGGTGCAAAAAAGCGAGAACACTCCTGGATGAGTTAAAAATTGAATATTCCTATGTTTATGTCGATCTCCTGGAGAGTGGTGAAAACGCCCTGGTGAAGGATGACATCCGACAATGGAATCCCCAGTGTTCTTTTCCGACCCTGGTAATAAACAATGAAAAGTGCATAGTTGGATTTGACGAGGAAAAGATCCGGGGGCTCCTTAAATGA